In Dasypus novemcinctus isolate mDasNov1 chromosome 23, mDasNov1.1.hap2, whole genome shotgun sequence, the following proteins share a genomic window:
- the LOC131275528 gene encoding oxidative stress-induced growth inhibitor 2-like, whose protein sequence is MNNIPYYICNKSLFHRITLSVKLAKLIIKVKDKLMGLQKNFKENTYITSVSRLYRDQDDNGDQDRDVSTKHLQIQKSKFIKRNWEIRGYQRIADGSHVPFCLFAENVALATGTLDSPVQLEIEGEDFPFVFHSMPEFGAAISKGKFRGKVDPVLIIGSGLTAADAVLCAYNNNIPVIHVFRRRVTDPSLIFKQLPKKLYPEYHKVYHMMCTQSYSVDSNLLSDYTSFPEHHVLSFKSDMKCIFQSISGLKKIFKLSAAVVLIGSHPNLSFLKEQGCYLGHNSSQPITCKGNPVEIDAYTYECIKEANLFALGPLVGDNFVRFLKGGALGVTHCLATRQKKKQHLFVERGGGDGIA, encoded by the coding sequence atgaatAACATTCCATACTATATTTGCAACAAAAGTCTCTTCCACAGGATAACTTTATCTGTCAAGCTGGCAAAGCTTATAATAAAAGTGAAAGACAAACTTATGGGTCTTCAGAAGAATTTCAAAGAGAATACTTACATAACTTCAGTGTCAAGGCTCTACAGAGATCAAGATGATAATGGTGATCAAGACAGAGATGTTTCAACAAAGCATTTACAAATACAGAAGTCAAAATTTATCAAGAGAAATTGGGAAATCAGGGGCTATCAGCGAATAGCTGATGGTTCTCATGTacctttctgtctctttgctgaAAATGTAGCTCTGGCAACTGGAACATTAGATTCTCCTGTCCAACTGGAAATTGAAGGAGaagattttccttttgtgtttcatTCAATGCCTGAATTTGGAGCTGCTATAAGTAAAGGAAAGTTCCGCGGCAAAGTGGATccagtgttaattataggttctgGGCTTACTGCAGCCGATGCAGTACTGTGTGCTTACAACAATAATATCCCAGTGATCCACGTATTTCGCAGACGAGTAACTGATCCAAGCTTAATTTTCAAACAGCTTCCCAAAAAGCTTTATCCCGAATACCATAAAGTATATCATATGATGTGTACTCAGTCTTATTCTGTAGACTCGAATCTTTTATCTGATTATACCAGTTTTCCTGAGCACCATGTGCTTTCCTTTAAGTCGGACATGAAAtgcatttttcaaagtatctctggattgaagaaaatatttaagctCTCTGCAGCAGTAGTGCTGATAGGTTCTCATCCTAATCTATCTTTTCTGAAGGAGCAAGGGTGTTACCTAGGCCATAACTCAAGCCAGCCAATCACGTGTAAGGGTAATCCTGTGGAAATAGATGCATATACCTATGAGTGCATTAAAGAAGCCAACCTTTTTGCATTGGGTCCGTTGGTCGGAGACAATTTTGTTCGATTTTTAAAAGGAGGGGCACTGGGTGTTACACACTGTTTAGCTACGAGGCAGAAGAAAAAGCAGCATTTATTCgttgaaagaggaggaggagatgggatAGCTTAA